A genomic segment from Peribacillus sp. ACCC06369 encodes:
- a CDS encoding sugar-binding domain-containing protein, whose protein sequence is MRTLLEVQRKLLPDFLMVMQKRYDILRYIKMMQPVGRRSLAVSLNLTERTLRSEVDFLKSQNLVNIFSSGMTLTDEGIEILDKLEGIMREVMGIDIMERQLQDLLQVDEVIIVSGNCDETPWVKKELGKACANRMKREWNSKNIIAVTGGSTMAEVADSLSPDEASKKLTFVPARGGIGEAVQNQANTIVEKMAHKAQASYRVLYVPDQLSGEVYASFMKEPAIKEVISQIKSADMIIHGIGDAMAMAERRNSPPEMLKKLLDGNAVGEAFGYYYDENGKVVHKVLTVGIQLDDLSPEKRVITVAGGKTKAKAIRSYMKGAPSSTVLITDEAAAQELIQGNYTP, encoded by the coding sequence ATGCGTACATTACTCGAGGTACAAAGAAAATTATTACCTGATTTCCTTATGGTTATGCAAAAAAGATATGATATCCTGCGTTATATCAAAATGATGCAGCCAGTTGGAAGGCGAAGTCTGGCCGTGAGCCTTAATTTGACAGAGCGGACGCTTAGGAGCGAGGTTGATTTTCTGAAAAGTCAGAACCTGGTTAACATATTCAGTTCTGGCATGACGCTGACTGATGAAGGGATTGAAATCCTGGATAAGTTAGAAGGAATAATGCGTGAAGTAATGGGTATAGACATAATGGAACGGCAATTGCAGGATTTGTTGCAAGTGGACGAGGTCATTATTGTCTCAGGAAATTGTGACGAGACCCCATGGGTGAAAAAAGAATTGGGTAAAGCTTGTGCAAACCGTATGAAACGAGAATGGAATTCAAAGAATATCATAGCGGTCACTGGTGGATCGACAATGGCCGAAGTGGCTGATTCGCTGTCACCTGATGAAGCATCGAAGAAATTGACATTTGTCCCAGCACGCGGGGGAATTGGTGAAGCAGTGCAGAATCAGGCCAATACGATTGTCGAAAAAATGGCACATAAGGCGCAGGCCTCATACAGAGTGTTATATGTACCCGATCAATTAAGCGGTGAGGTTTATGCTTCCTTTATGAAGGAACCTGCAATCAAAGAAGTGATTTCCCAAATCAAATCTGCTGATATGATCATTCATGGAATTGGTGACGCCATGGCGATGGCAGAGAGAAGAAATTCTCCGCCAGAAATGTTAAAGAAGCTGTTAGATGGAAATGCTGTAGGAGAAGCATTCGGTTATTATTACGATGAAAACGGAAAAGTCGTTCATAAAGTTTTGACGGTCGGCATCCAGTTAGATGATCTTAGCCCTGAAAAGCGAGTGATAACTGTGGCAGGTGGGAAAACTAAAGCTAAGGCTATCCGTTCTTACATGAAAGGCGCGCCTTCATCAACCGTTTTGATCACGGATGAAGCAGCGGCACAAGAGTTAATTCAGGGGAATTACACCCCTTAA
- a CDS encoding glutaredoxin family protein, with protein MSGLESNAFVLYSRDKCPLCDKAKQILEEVKFESGIGYKEIDIHTDDDLLEKFGLMIPVVEWKDDIVQFGNVDKSALNRLLEK; from the coding sequence ATGAGTGGTTTGGAATCAAATGCGTTTGTTTTATATAGTCGGGATAAATGTCCATTATGTGATAAGGCCAAGCAGATACTTGAAGAAGTGAAATTTGAGTCAGGCATAGGATATAAGGAAATCGATATCCATACCGATGATGATTTGCTTGAGAAATTCGGCTTGATGATCCCTGTTGTAGAATGGAAAGATGATATCGTTCAATTCGGAAATGTTGATAAATCAGCTCTAAATAGGCTTTTGGAAAAATAA
- the rpoN gene encoding RNA polymerase factor sigma-54, which translates to MSMNMKAGLFQQQTLKMAMTQELMQAITLLQYSSQELSAFLENKMVENPLLSLDQPTSALFQPTFDRKKGKRTLKNTYDANYWIEQISEDTLSLEQHVMSQVNHQQLSGEQQKAMLLLIHNLDENGYLRTQLEDICVPGISSVVLEESLSILQQLEPHGIAARNLQECLLLQVKAEGVNQLAESIIENHFLDFAEKRWKDLSKKIGVTMKEIQEVFDYVQTLNPRPASLFFQEKPSYIVPDVVVEVRDGILLVGNYDGNSPNLNVDKGYLNQMKSHKDQGVQKFIQDKWQEYQWISRGIQQRKETILKVIQCIVEKQPACFHHGLNYLKPMTMKEVADELGIHESTVSRAVKGKYVQTPFGTIEMRIFFTTSLQSVGLDEDMSGMQAKKSLQAAINGENKQKPLSDQDLAERLKEEHGIILARRTVAKYREQLGIPSSSKRKRYD; encoded by the coding sequence ATGAGTATGAATATGAAAGCAGGACTTTTTCAACAGCAAACATTAAAGATGGCAATGACCCAGGAGCTAATGCAGGCTATTACATTGCTGCAATACTCCTCACAGGAGCTATCGGCTTTCTTAGAAAATAAAATGGTGGAAAATCCATTACTGTCCCTAGATCAGCCAACATCGGCTTTATTTCAGCCAACCTTTGACCGGAAAAAGGGTAAACGTACTCTTAAAAATACGTATGATGCCAACTATTGGATTGAACAGATCAGTGAGGATACTCTATCGCTTGAACAGCATGTCATGTCCCAGGTGAATCACCAGCAACTTTCCGGTGAGCAGCAGAAGGCAATGCTGCTATTAATTCATAATCTTGATGAAAACGGTTACTTAAGGACTCAGCTGGAGGATATATGTGTTCCAGGAATTTCTTCAGTCGTGTTGGAAGAGAGCCTTTCGATTTTACAGCAACTCGAGCCACATGGAATTGCAGCAAGAAATCTCCAAGAGTGCCTTTTGCTTCAGGTAAAAGCAGAAGGGGTGAATCAGCTGGCAGAATCGATCATAGAAAACCATTTCCTCGATTTTGCTGAAAAGCGTTGGAAAGACTTAAGTAAGAAAATCGGTGTTACAATGAAGGAGATTCAAGAAGTATTTGATTATGTCCAGACGTTGAACCCGCGTCCAGCTTCACTATTTTTTCAGGAAAAACCTTCTTATATAGTGCCGGACGTGGTCGTGGAAGTTCGTGATGGGATACTGCTTGTCGGGAATTATGACGGCAACTCTCCCAATCTTAATGTGGATAAAGGGTATTTAAACCAAATGAAGAGCCATAAGGACCAGGGAGTGCAAAAGTTTATCCAGGATAAGTGGCAGGAGTATCAATGGATCTCTAGAGGGATTCAACAGAGAAAAGAAACGATACTGAAGGTTATTCAATGCATCGTCGAAAAACAGCCGGCGTGCTTTCATCATGGCTTGAACTATTTGAAGCCGATGACGATGAAGGAAGTCGCCGATGAGCTTGGTATACATGAGTCCACAGTAAGCCGGGCCGTTAAAGGGAAATACGTGCAGACGCCATTTGGCACGATAGAGATGCGGATATTTTTCACTACTTCTTTACAGTCAGTCGGCCTTGATGAGGATATGTCGGGCATGCAAGCAAAAAAGAGCCTCCAGGCAGCCATCAATGGTGAAAATAAACAAAAGCCGCTTTCGGATCAAGACTTGGCGGAACGATTGAAAGAGGAGCATGGAATTATCCTCGCACGTCGAACCGTTGCCAAATACCGGGAACAATTAGGGATCCCTTCTTCATCTAAACGAAAAAGATATGATTGA
- the clpP gene encoding ATP-dependent Clp endopeptidase proteolytic subunit ClpP, translated as MNLIPTVIEQTSRGERAYDIYSRLLKDRIIMLGSAIDDNVSNSIVAQLLFLEAENPEKDITLYINSPGGSITSGMAIYDTMQYIKPNVSTVCIGMAASMGAFLLAAGEKGKRYALPNSEVMIHQPLGGAQGQATEIEIAARRILHLKDKLNQILAERTGQPIEVLQRDTERDNFMTSERALEYGLIDKVITRSALDDKKDSK; from the coding sequence ATGAATTTAATTCCTACAGTTATCGAACAAACAAGTCGTGGGGAGCGTGCCTACGATATTTACTCCCGTTTATTAAAAGACCGGATCATTATGCTAGGAAGTGCAATTGACGATAATGTTTCCAACTCAATTGTAGCTCAATTACTATTTTTAGAAGCAGAAAATCCTGAAAAAGATATCACTCTATATATCAACAGCCCCGGTGGAAGCATCACTTCCGGTATGGCCATTTACGATACTATGCAATATATCAAACCTAATGTATCCACTGTATGCATCGGTATGGCTGCTTCCATGGGTGCATTCCTATTGGCAGCTGGTGAAAAAGGCAAACGTTATGCGTTGCCAAACAGTGAAGTCATGATTCACCAACCACTTGGAGGAGCTCAAGGTCAAGCTACTGAAATTGAAATTGCAGCCCGCCGTATCCTTCACTTGAAAGATAAACTGAACCAAATATTAGCAGAACGTACTGGTCAACCTATTGAAGTCCTTCAAAGAGATACGGAGCGTGATAACTTCATGACTTCCGAAAGGGCTCTTGAATATGGATTGATTGACAAAGTAATCACACGCAGCGCTCTTGATGATAAAAAAGACTCTAAATAA
- a CDS encoding HPr family phosphocarrier protein: MVEKQVEVKLKTGLQARPAALFVQEANRFHSDVFLEKEGKKVNAKSIMGLMSLAISSGVSVKLIVEGRDEKEALEALEEFVQQEG, encoded by the coding sequence ATGGTGGAAAAACAAGTTGAGGTAAAATTGAAAACGGGTTTACAAGCCCGGCCGGCGGCTCTTTTTGTACAAGAAGCTAACCGCTTTCATTCAGATGTTTTTCTTGAAAAAGAAGGAAAGAAAGTGAATGCAAAAAGTATAATGGGATTAATGAGCCTTGCCATCAGTTCTGGCGTGTCCGTGAAGTTAATCGTCGAAGGACGCGATGAAAAAGAAGCATTAGAGGCATTGGAAGAGTTCGTTCAGCAAGAGGGTTAA
- the whiA gene encoding DNA-binding protein WhiA translates to MSFASETKKELTTLEGKDCCGKAELCALIRMNGSLSFSNRKLVVDIQTENAAIARRIYTLLKKSYEVQVELLVRKKMKLKKNNVYIVRMSSGGQRILTDLEILGDGFEILHAISDTIVGKKCCKRSYLRGAFLAGGSVNNPETSSYHLEIFSLYKEHNDALCELMNKFGLKAKTLERKKGYIIYLKEAEKIAEFLSIVGAHSALLRFEDVRIVRDMRNSVNRLVNCETANLNKTIGASLRQVENIHYIEDTVGLSILPDKLREIAELRIAFQDITLKELGEMVSGGNISKSGINHRLRKIDEIADRLRGGEAISAKK, encoded by the coding sequence ATGTCTTTTGCTTCAGAAACTAAAAAAGAGCTTACTACATTAGAGGGAAAGGATTGCTGCGGAAAAGCGGAATTGTGTGCGCTTATCCGGATGAACGGATCCCTTTCATTTTCTAATCGGAAGCTTGTTGTGGATATTCAAACTGAAAATGCTGCGATTGCCAGAAGGATATATACGCTGCTGAAAAAAAGTTATGAGGTCCAGGTCGAGCTTTTGGTCCGTAAAAAGATGAAGCTTAAAAAGAATAATGTTTATATTGTCAGGATGTCATCAGGAGGGCAGCGGATTTTAACCGATTTGGAAATTTTAGGCGATGGCTTTGAAATTCTCCATGCCATATCCGATACTATTGTTGGGAAGAAATGCTGTAAGCGTTCATACCTAAGAGGTGCATTTCTTGCGGGGGGTTCGGTAAACAATCCGGAAACGTCTTCCTATCACCTTGAGATTTTCTCACTTTATAAAGAGCACAATGATGCCCTTTGTGAGCTAATGAATAAGTTTGGCTTGAAGGCCAAGACACTTGAACGCAAAAAAGGGTACATCATTTATTTGAAAGAAGCCGAAAAGATTGCCGAGTTTTTAAGTATAGTTGGTGCCCACTCAGCTTTATTAAGGTTCGAGGATGTACGGATTGTCCGTGATATGCGTAATTCAGTGAATCGACTTGTGAATTGTGAAACAGCCAATTTGAACAAAACGATTGGTGCCTCATTGCGCCAGGTTGAAAATATCCATTACATTGAGGATACGGTGGGACTAAGCATTTTACCGGATAAGCTTCGGGAAATTGCGGAGCTTAGGATAGCATTTCAGGATATAACCTTAAAGGAACTTGGAGAAATGGTATCCGGAGGAAACATCAGTAAGTCCGGAATTAATCACAGATTGCGAAAGATTGATGAAATAGCTGACAGGCTCCGTGGGGGAGAGGCTATTTCTGCGAAAAAATAA
- a CDS encoding YvcK family protein, translating to MLDNKKQPKVVIIGGGTGLPVLLRGLKKHPVDITAIVTVADDGGSSGRLREDMDIPAPGDIRNVLAALSDVEPLVEQMFQHRFQSKNELSGHSLGNLILAAMTSLTGDFVHAIQEMSKFLNVRGKVLPAANQSVVLHAKMDDGTVVTGESKIPFSGKKIKKVFLSPQHIKPLSETLQEIKQADLIVIGPGSLYTSILPNLLVPGLGEEVARSKAKKVYICNLMTQAGETLDYSASDHIKAIYDHMGNAYIDRILVNNEEIPTEIQQRYQAEYAKPVMYDVESLKRMGLEIIQERIFSYEGNVIRHDTKKVADLLYNMLVNETKSHIVP from the coding sequence ATGTTAGATAATAAGAAACAACCTAAGGTTGTAATCATCGGAGGGGGAACTGGCCTTCCTGTTTTGTTGAGGGGTTTAAAGAAACATCCAGTTGATATAACGGCAATCGTTACGGTAGCTGATGATGGTGGAAGTTCAGGTCGCCTTCGCGAGGATATGGATATCCCCGCGCCAGGTGATATCCGTAACGTGCTGGCTGCGTTATCGGATGTAGAGCCTCTTGTTGAACAAATGTTTCAACATCGCTTTCAAAGTAAAAATGAGCTGTCCGGGCATTCGCTGGGGAATTTGATACTTGCGGCTATGACCTCGTTGACTGGGGATTTTGTCCATGCAATCCAGGAAATGAGTAAATTCCTTAATGTCCGCGGTAAAGTGCTTCCGGCTGCCAACCAAAGCGTGGTTCTTCATGCGAAGATGGATGACGGAACGGTTGTTACTGGAGAATCCAAGATTCCCTTTTCAGGAAAGAAAATAAAAAAAGTATTTCTGTCTCCTCAACATATAAAGCCGCTCAGTGAAACTCTCCAGGAAATCAAGCAGGCAGATCTAATTGTCATCGGTCCAGGAAGCTTATATACTAGCATTCTGCCTAACTTACTTGTCCCGGGTCTAGGAGAAGAAGTTGCCCGTTCCAAGGCTAAGAAGGTGTACATTTGCAATTTGATGACACAAGCCGGCGAGACGCTGGATTATAGTGCGAGCGATCATATAAAAGCTATATATGACCATATGGGGAATGCATATATTGACAGGATACTTGTTAATAATGAAGAAATACCAACCGAAATTCAGCAACGTTATCAAGCTGAATATGCTAAACCGGTTATGTATGATGTGGAAAGTTTGAAAAGAATGGGTCTTGAGATCATACAAGAACGCATTTTCAGCTATGAAGGGAATGTAATACGCCATGACACGAAAAAAGTGGCGGATTTGCTTTATAATATGCTTGTAAATGAAACAAAAAGCCACATAGTTCCGTAG
- the rapZ gene encoding RNase adapter RapZ — protein sequence MSTGQMSETQLVIITGMSGAGKTVAVQSFEDLGFFCVDNLPPTLLPKFLELMKDSGNKMNKVALVMDLRGREFFDSLFLALDNLTDTAAVSPRILFLEADDDSLVRRYKETRRTHPLAPLGRPLEGIKMERELLDELKGRAQLIFNTSQLKPRELREKIASEFSADKSVGFTVNVMSFGFKHGLPIDADLVFDVRFLPNPYYIDHMRPKTGLEQEVSSYVLKWSETQKFLEKVTDLLAFMLPYYKREGKAQLVVAIGCTGGQHRSVALTEYISNHFKKDYRVQVSHRDIEKSKGKADVR from the coding sequence ATGAGTACAGGGCAGATGAGTGAAACGCAATTGGTCATCATTACCGGAATGTCAGGAGCAGGTAAGACAGTGGCGGTTCAAAGTTTTGAAGACCTCGGCTTTTTTTGCGTCGATAATTTGCCGCCCACACTATTGCCAAAGTTTTTGGAGTTAATGAAGGACTCTGGGAATAAGATGAATAAAGTGGCCCTTGTCATGGATTTGAGGGGGAGGGAGTTTTTTGATTCCTTATTTCTTGCACTGGATAATTTAACGGATACAGCTGCAGTATCACCAAGAATCCTTTTTCTTGAAGCGGATGATGATTCCTTGGTACGCAGATATAAGGAAACGAGAAGGACCCATCCTCTTGCTCCATTAGGTCGGCCATTGGAAGGCATTAAAATGGAACGGGAACTTTTGGACGAATTGAAGGGAAGGGCTCAGTTGATTTTTAATACTTCACAACTTAAACCGCGCGAATTGAGGGAGAAAATCGCTTCTGAATTTTCTGCGGATAAAAGTGTAGGTTTTACAGTCAATGTCATGTCCTTCGGATTCAAGCATGGTCTGCCCATAGATGCTGACCTTGTGTTTGATGTACGTTTCCTGCCAAATCCATATTATATTGACCATATGAGGCCAAAGACTGGTTTGGAACAGGAAGTGTCGAGTTACGTTTTAAAATGGAGTGAGACTCAAAAGTTCTTGGAAAAGGTGACAGATCTGCTTGCCTTCATGCTTCCATATTATAAACGTGAAGGAAAAGCACAGCTTGTTGTTGCGATTGGTTGTACAGGCGGTCAGCATCGTTCTGTAGCATTGACGGAGTATATTTCAAACCACTTCAAAAAAGATTACAGGGTTCAAGTATCACATCGCGATATCGAAAAAAGTAAGGGGAAAGCAGATGTTAGATAA
- a CDS encoding 8-oxo-dGTP diphosphatase, with protein MQRVTNCVLIKDDQILLLKKPRRGWWVAPGGKMEPGESVRDACIREYREETGVYLKNPSIKGIFTFIMKDGDKVLSEWMMFTFFATDSDGVNVDVCEEGELSWHPVEDVKNLMMAEGDFHILDYMVHGRGIIYGTFTYTPEFKLLSYRLDPG; from the coding sequence GTGCAACGTGTCACAAACTGTGTATTGATTAAGGATGATCAAATCCTCTTATTGAAAAAACCTAGACGCGGATGGTGGGTAGCTCCAGGCGGCAAGATGGAACCTGGAGAATCTGTACGTGATGCCTGTATTAGAGAATATCGCGAAGAAACAGGCGTTTATTTAAAAAACCCTTCCATCAAAGGTATTTTCACCTTCATTATGAAGGACGGGGATAAAGTTTTGTCAGAATGGATGATGTTCACTTTCTTTGCAACGGATTCCGATGGTGTCAATGTGGATGTTTGTGAAGAAGGGGAACTAAGCTGGCATCCGGTTGAAGATGTTAAAAACCTGATGATGGCTGAAGGTGATTTTCACATTCTGGACTATATGGTTCATGGAAGAGGAATCATTTATGGAACGTTTACCTATACGCCTGAGTTTAAGTTACTCTCTTATCGATTGGATCCAGGTTAA
- the trxB gene encoding thioredoxin-disulfide reductase: MSEKIYDVVIIGAGPAGMTAAVYTSRANLSTLMLERGVPGGQMANTEEVENYPGFDTILGPELSTKMFDHAKKFGAEYAYGDVKEIIDGEEYKTIKAGSKEFKARSIIVSSGAEYKKIGVPGEKELGGRGVSYCAVCDGAFFKQKELFVIGGGDSAVEEGVYLTRFASKVTIVHRRDELRAQKILQDRAFANEKISFIWNHTLKEINEKGGKVGGVTLVSTENGEETVMDADGVFIYIGMLPLTKPFENLGILNAAGYIETNDRMETRIPGIFAAGDVREKTLRQIVTATGDGSIAAQAAQHYVEELQEKLQPKA; encoded by the coding sequence ATGTCTGAAAAAATTTATGACGTTGTTATTATTGGAGCTGGTCCTGCAGGGATGACGGCGGCTGTCTATACATCACGTGCGAACCTTTCAACATTGATGTTAGAACGCGGAGTGCCAGGCGGGCAAATGGCCAATACAGAGGAAGTAGAAAATTACCCTGGATTCGACACAATCCTCGGACCTGAACTTTCGACGAAAATGTTTGACCATGCAAAGAAATTCGGTGCGGAATATGCTTATGGTGATGTTAAGGAAATCATTGACGGTGAAGAGTATAAAACGATCAAAGCCGGTTCCAAGGAATTCAAAGCACGTTCAATCATTGTTTCATCGGGTGCCGAATACAAGAAAATCGGCGTTCCTGGCGAAAAAGAATTGGGCGGCCGCGGTGTATCGTATTGTGCAGTTTGTGATGGTGCATTTTTCAAGCAAAAGGAACTGTTCGTCATCGGCGGCGGAGACTCTGCTGTTGAAGAGGGCGTTTACTTAACACGCTTTGCTTCAAAAGTGACGATCGTTCACAGACGTGATGAACTTCGTGCTCAAAAGATTCTTCAAGATCGTGCATTTGCCAATGAGAAAATTAGCTTCATCTGGAATCATACTTTGAAGGAAATTAATGAAAAAGGCGGCAAAGTGGGCGGTGTCACTCTAGTTTCCACCGAAAATGGAGAAGAGACAGTGATGGACGCTGACGGCGTATTCATTTATATCGGAATGCTTCCGCTGACTAAACCATTTGAGAACTTGGGCATCTTGAATGCTGCAGGCTATATTGAAACGAATGATCGGATGGAGACACGGATTCCGGGTATTTTTGCTGCGGGTGACGTTCGGGAAAAAACTTTGCGCCAAATCGTTACAGCTACAGGTGATGGAAGCATAGCCGCTCAAGCCGCTCAGCATTATGTTGAGGAACTTCAAGAAAAGTTGCAGCCAAAAGCTTAA
- a CDS encoding tetratricopeptide repeat protein has translation MSKDSKFGQQAKILTFHPTGEYYFTKGLKAYHRRELPKSKKYLERALELEPAEPMIACQLAITCSEIGEYNYSNNLLENILDVMDPYMSECHYFLANNYAHLGMFKEAYRHASAYLDKEEDGEFSDDAEDLLELITFESDESEENPFKHDGLITKQEKAREYLESGNFPKAIEVLKETIAEYEDYWSAYNNLALAYFYLGQVNEAFETLEEVLEKSPGNLHALCNLVVFHHYQQDEEKVEELIQMLEKIRPMLSEHRFKLGATFALIGNYASAYKWLKVLQKQGFEGDGTFYYWLTISAFHLGHEQAARKAWKKVVEMNPEKEGMEPWGDMNATSDGFEHHFPSIIKRLESEFIEERLFAIFLLKHSVHKQKLLKNQVLNLNQNFTDLERDYADLVQTPAKDRQLTPIDFADRTAELLYQHFQPIQLDEAGLYLMWFSVFIEAVKSEQKLNNPAGWASAVEYVWNQLKNEKASKQAIADKHFISVSTLSKYVKLVQTLLG, from the coding sequence ATGAGTAAAGACTCTAAATTTGGCCAACAGGCAAAAATTCTAACTTTTCACCCAACAGGTGAGTATTATTTCACCAAGGGTTTAAAAGCTTATCATAGAAGAGAACTACCTAAATCAAAAAAATACCTGGAACGTGCGCTGGAACTTGAACCTGCAGAACCGATGATAGCCTGTCAATTGGCAATCACATGCTCGGAAATCGGTGAATATAATTATTCAAACAACCTCTTGGAAAACATCTTGGATGTGATGGATCCCTATATGTCGGAATGCCATTACTTCCTGGCGAATAATTATGCCCACTTAGGCATGTTCAAGGAGGCTTACCGTCACGCCAGTGCTTATCTTGATAAAGAAGAAGACGGGGAGTTCAGCGATGACGCAGAGGATCTGCTTGAACTGATAACTTTTGAGTCCGATGAGTCAGAAGAAAACCCCTTTAAGCATGATGGACTCATTACCAAACAGGAAAAAGCCCGTGAGTATCTGGAATCGGGGAATTTCCCGAAGGCAATCGAAGTCCTGAAAGAAACGATTGCCGAATACGAGGATTACTGGTCCGCTTATAATAACCTGGCACTTGCCTATTTCTATCTCGGTCAAGTAAATGAAGCTTTTGAAACACTGGAAGAGGTACTGGAAAAAAGTCCTGGAAATCTGCATGCACTTTGTAACCTTGTTGTTTTTCATCATTATCAACAGGATGAAGAAAAGGTTGAAGAGCTCATACAGATGCTGGAGAAAATTCGTCCGATGCTATCCGAACATCGTTTCAAGCTTGGAGCGACATTCGCTTTGATCGGAAACTATGCATCTGCATATAAATGGCTGAAAGTATTGCAAAAGCAAGGGTTCGAGGGAGATGGAACCTTCTACTATTGGCTTACCATTTCCGCTTTCCACTTAGGTCATGAACAGGCTGCCAGAAAGGCATGGAAAAAGGTCGTGGAAATGAACCCGGAAAAGGAAGGCATGGAGCCTTGGGGAGATATGAATGCGACTTCAGATGGTTTTGAACATCATTTTCCTTCTATTATAAAAAGGCTGGAAAGCGAATTCATCGAAGAAAGGCTGTTTGCCATTTTCCTTCTGAAACATTCGGTCCATAAACAGAAGCTATTGAAAAACCAGGTCCTCAACCTAAATCAGAATTTCACTGATTTGGAACGTGATTATGCAGACCTTGTGCAGACTCCCGCCAAAGATCGCCAATTAACACCGATTGATTTTGCCGATCGCACAGCTGAGCTATTATATCAGCATTTCCAACCGATACAATTAGATGAAGCCGGACTCTATTTAATGTGGTTTTCCGTCTTTATCGAAGCGGTGAAATCCGAGCAGAAGTTAAATAATCCAGCAGGCTGGGCATCTGCGGTGGAGTATGTGTGGAATCAGCTTAAAAATGAAAAGGCGAGCAAACAGGCAATCGCAGACAAACATTTCATATCGGTGTCCACCTTATCGAAGTACGTAAAGTTGGTTCAAACACTTCTGGGATGA
- the hisIE gene encoding bifunctional phosphoribosyl-AMP cyclohydrolase/phosphoribosyl-ATP diphosphatase HisIE, with translation MNLETIKYDEKGLIPAIIQDAGTGEVLTLAYMNEESLKLSIETGETVFFSRSRNELWHKGATSGNTQKIVEMKYDCDQDALVVRVIPAGPACHTGATSCFSESIYLNSEARQAVKVNVTFLTELEKLIEKRKSEMPEGSYTTYLFEKGVDKILKKVGEEAAEVIIAAKNRDAEELSMESADLLYHLFVLLQEQELPFQAVLDVLKARHSDKDEPKETE, from the coding sequence ATGAATCTTGAAACTATTAAATACGACGAAAAAGGTCTGATACCGGCAATTATCCAAGATGCCGGAACCGGAGAAGTGCTGACACTTGCTTACATGAATGAAGAATCTCTAAAATTGTCCATTGAAACGGGCGAAACGGTTTTCTTCAGCCGTTCGCGCAATGAATTATGGCATAAAGGAGCAACCAGCGGTAATACACAGAAAATCGTCGAAATGAAGTATGACTGCGATCAAGATGCATTGGTCGTTCGAGTCATTCCTGCAGGTCCTGCGTGCCATACTGGGGCAACAAGCTGTTTTAGCGAATCGATTTACCTAAACAGTGAAGCCCGGCAAGCCGTGAAGGTGAATGTGACTTTCTTGACGGAATTAGAAAAATTGATTGAAAAAAGAAAATCGGAAATGCCTGAAGGTTCATATACAACCTATTTATTCGAAAAGGGCGTTGATAAAATCCTGAAAAAAGTCGGAGAAGAAGCGGCTGAAGTGATCATTGCTGCTAAGAACCGTGATGCAGAGGAACTTTCCATGGAAAGTGCCGACCTCCTCTATCACTTATTCGTTCTACTTCAGGAACAGGAATTGCCTTTCCAAGCGGTGCTTGATGTTTTGAAGGCTAGACATTCCGATAAGGACGAACCCAAAGAAACCGAATGA